The Brachybacterium huguangmaarense genome contains a region encoding:
- a CDS encoding NUDIX domain-containing protein, with protein MFERVFEQYAGSGRDRQAVQVTLSNTCPTVWKRGVTDGGVGTVRRRGRRRSGRPLPVVRPPADRRLAIRVRSGARRPGTPSGHGRPEPDETAREALVRECVEELGIRVRALAPLAMPCPDPSLVMTSFLVTAWSGEPVNAAPDEHDELRWFAADDLPALVMAHPSVASALATSCVRPPEAVGHVVLDRVGRIAP; from the coding sequence GTGTTCGAACGCGTGTTCGAACAATACGCCGGGAGCGGGAGGGATCGTCAAGCCGTGCAGGTCACGCTCTCGAACACCTGTCCGACAGTGTGGAAGAGGGGTGTGACAGACGGGGGTGTGGGCACCGTGCGGAGGAGGGGGCGACGCCGGAGCGGCCGTCCCCTCCCGGTCGTGCGCCCGCCTGCGGACCGTCGCCTCGCCATCAGGGTCCGCAGCGGGGCACGACGACCCGGGACACCGTCAGGGCATGGTCGTCCCGAACCGGACGAGACGGCGCGAGAGGCTCTCGTCCGCGAATGCGTCGAGGAGCTCGGCATCCGCGTGCGAGCACTCGCGCCCCTCGCGATGCCGTGCCCGGACCCGAGCCTCGTGATGACCTCGTTCCTGGTCACCGCCTGGTCGGGAGAGCCGGTCAACGCCGCCCCGGACGAGCACGACGAGCTGCGATGGTTCGCGGCCGACGACCTGCCCGCGCTCGTGATGGCCCATCCCTCGGTGGCCTCCGCCCTGGCGACGTCCTGCGTTCGGCCGCCTGAGGCCGTCGGGCACGTCGTCCTTGATCGAGTCGGGCGGATCGCGCCTTGA
- a CDS encoding TrmH family RNA methyltransferase, protein MIERLTSVADPRLDDYLRMTDVRLRSVLEPERGLFMAESYNVIERAVEAGCAPRSFLMSDKWLEKFAPLFERFEDVPVFVGPEELLEELTGFHLHRGALAAMQRPALLSVADVLAAAQAPSADGTTGRARVAVLEDLVDHTNVGAAFRSAAALGVDAVLVTPRCADPLYRRSIRVSMGTVFQVPWTRVEAWPAGVEQLQEAGFVVAGMTLGEGAITLDELVAEDHPRLALVFGTEGHGMTPGADRLLDRRVTIPMMHGVDSLNVAASSAVAFYATR, encoded by the coding sequence GTGATCGAACGCCTCACGTCCGTCGCCGATCCGCGTCTGGACGACTACCTCCGCATGACCGACGTGCGTCTGCGGTCCGTGCTGGAGCCCGAGCGCGGCCTGTTCATGGCCGAGAGCTACAACGTCATCGAGCGGGCCGTCGAGGCGGGCTGCGCACCGCGGTCCTTCCTCATGTCCGACAAGTGGCTCGAGAAGTTCGCGCCGCTGTTCGAGCGCTTCGAGGACGTGCCCGTGTTCGTGGGCCCCGAGGAGCTGCTCGAGGAGCTCACCGGCTTTCACCTGCACCGCGGGGCGCTCGCGGCGATGCAGCGTCCGGCGCTGCTGTCCGTCGCCGACGTGCTCGCGGCCGCGCAGGCTCCGAGCGCCGACGGCACCACGGGGCGTGCGCGCGTCGCGGTGCTCGAGGACCTGGTCGACCACACGAACGTGGGCGCCGCGTTCCGCAGCGCGGCGGCGCTCGGGGTGGACGCGGTGCTCGTGACGCCGCGCTGCGCCGACCCGCTGTACCGCCGGTCGATCCGAGTGTCGATGGGCACCGTGTTCCAGGTGCCGTGGACCCGCGTCGAGGCGTGGCCCGCGGGCGTCGAGCAGCTCCAGGAGGCCGGCTTCGTGGTCGCGGGCATGACGCTCGGGGAGGGGGCGATCACCCTGGACGAGCTGGTCGCCGAGGACCATCCGCGCCTCGCGCTGGTCTTCGGCACGGAGGGGCACGGCATGACGCCGGGCGCCGACCGCCTCCTCGACCGGCGCGTGACCATCCCGATGATGCACGGCGTGGACTCCCTCAACGTCGCGGCGTCGTCGGCGGTGGCGTTCTACGCGACGCGGTAG
- a CDS encoding TetR/AcrR family transcriptional regulator, whose product MVKKRAGRPAGGSEARERLLEAAELQLLSDDPSALTSRAIALRAGVSHSLVNYHFGSVDALVAEALALTVTPKRVMQWATGEGGSIDVDRLAQGLVRMWEDPVVGRRLVALARTLVAGTGPAPLLGTYLERAVFEPLVQHLGPERARRAAVAIVGTIFSRYVLTLGPTATADPGQVAAELARMMRG is encoded by the coding sequence GTGGTCAAGAAAAGGGCCGGTCGCCCTGCGGGCGGCTCGGAGGCGCGCGAGCGCCTTCTCGAGGCCGCGGAGCTGCAGCTTCTGTCGGATGATCCGAGCGCCCTGACCAGTCGCGCGATCGCGCTGCGGGCCGGCGTGAGCCACTCCTTGGTCAATTATCACTTCGGGTCGGTCGACGCTCTGGTGGCCGAGGCGCTCGCGCTCACCGTCACGCCGAAGCGGGTGATGCAGTGGGCGACGGGTGAGGGCGGCTCGATCGACGTCGATCGACTCGCGCAGGGGCTGGTCCGGATGTGGGAGGACCCCGTCGTCGGCCGGCGCCTCGTGGCGCTCGCCCGCACGCTCGTCGCCGGAACGGGCCCGGCCCCTCTGCTCGGGACCTATCTCGAACGAGCGGTCTTCGAGCCGCTCGTCCAGCACCTCGGGCCCGAACGCGCCCGTCGCGCCGCCGTCGCGATCGTCGGCACGATCTTCAGCCGTTACGTGCTCACTCTCGGGCCGACGGCCACTGCCGACCCCGGCCAGGTGGCCGCCGAGCTCGCGCGCATGATGCGGGGCTGA
- a CDS encoding FAD-dependent monooxygenase: MRSTGTDERTTSHATADCLVVGGGPAGLLLGYLLARGGVRVVVAEKHADFLRDFRGDTIHPSTQELLLQLGLLEEFLELPHTDLDRVSFGWRGVREVTLADLSHLPTARRAVTFMPQGDFLDLLARAAEALPTFELLRETAVDGLIRDGGRVVGAHAVGPSGPVELRAATVVAADGRDSDVRAAAGLLPRRLATAMDVLWFRIPKAPDERRPLLEAGAGMLVAIDRGDYYQVAHVIPAGSWDPERGPGAQESLRAMTERVVAIEPAFSDRVDVLAYEDVKLLRVRLERLRDWAAPGLLCIGDAAHAMSPAGSIGINLAIQDAVATANILGPVLLDGAPTLSDLRRVQRRRARPTALTQRVQQALQGMLLDTDPGRPLPLPVRILDRFPPATRLVGRFIGLGLRPERLEFAASGAQASGSAPTSG; encoded by the coding sequence ATGCGAAGCACCGGAACGGACGAGCGGACGACCTCCCACGCGACGGCGGACTGCCTCGTCGTCGGCGGCGGCCCGGCCGGCCTCCTGCTCGGCTACCTGCTGGCACGAGGCGGCGTGCGCGTCGTCGTCGCCGAGAAGCACGCCGACTTCCTCCGGGACTTCCGCGGCGACACGATCCATCCCTCCACGCAGGAGCTCCTCCTCCAGCTCGGCCTGCTCGAGGAGTTCCTCGAGCTCCCCCACACCGATCTGGACCGCGTCTCCTTCGGCTGGCGCGGCGTCCGGGAGGTCACGCTCGCCGACCTCTCCCACCTGCCCACCGCACGCCGAGCCGTCACCTTCATGCCCCAAGGGGACTTCCTCGACCTCCTCGCCCGCGCCGCGGAGGCGCTGCCCACCTTCGAGCTCCTGCGCGAGACCGCCGTCGACGGGCTGATCCGCGACGGCGGGCGCGTCGTGGGCGCGCACGCGGTCGGTCCGTCGGGGCCGGTCGAGCTGCGCGCGGCGACGGTCGTGGCGGCCGACGGCCGCGACTCGGACGTGCGAGCGGCGGCAGGGCTGCTCCCCCGGCGTCTGGCCACCGCCATGGATGTGCTCTGGTTCCGGATCCCCAAGGCACCGGACGAACGTCGTCCCCTCCTGGAGGCCGGCGCCGGCATGCTCGTGGCGATCGACCGGGGCGACTACTACCAGGTCGCCCATGTCATCCCTGCGGGGAGCTGGGATCCCGAACGCGGCCCCGGCGCACAGGAGAGCCTCCGGGCGATGACGGAGCGGGTGGTCGCGATCGAGCCCGCGTTCTCCGATCGTGTCGACGTGCTGGCCTACGAGGACGTCAAGCTGCTCCGGGTGCGCCTCGAGCGCCTCCGCGACTGGGCCGCCCCGGGGCTCCTGTGCATCGGCGACGCCGCGCACGCCATGTCGCCGGCCGGCAGCATCGGCATCAACCTCGCGATCCAGGACGCGGTCGCGACGGCGAACATCCTGGGACCGGTCCTGCTCGACGGTGCGCCGACGCTCAGCGACCTGCGTCGTGTCCAGCGCCGTCGCGCGCGGCCGACCGCCCTCACCCAGCGTGTCCAGCAGGCGCTCCAGGGGATGCTGCTCGACACCGATCCGGGCCGGCCCCTGCCGCTGCCGGTGCGCATCCTCGACCGGTTCCCGCCGGCCACCCGGCTGGTCGGCCGCTTCATCGGGCTCGGGCTCCGGCCCGAACGCCTCGAGTTCGCGGCCTCCGGCGCCCAGGCGTCGGGCTCGGCGCCCACGTCGGGGTGA
- a CDS encoding DNA polymerase Y family protein, translating to MSVLLPDLLSPQTPQTEGVSTRTAAVIVPDWPLVAARDRHERAREEAERAAVERARAAEGSRGPDPLPVDAPAPAPAAAPGPLILLDRHRVVHADPAARERGVAIGMRRRAAQSACPDATVLEADRENEASLFELVAAAVDTVAAGVDVLRPGILLMSARGPARHAGGEERLAERIVDAVADLTGWDCSVGIADGPFAALLAARAGRVVRTGRSADYLAPHPIAALRHAPVGPGWGHRDQAAPAVGEKRLDLAEVVDLLQRLGIATLGDLAALPASSVADRFGPDVALLHLLSRGLEPSPPAAHRPEQPIEAITVLETPLVRTDQAAFVARPLAEHLHALLVERGLICTRLRIVARTENGEEMERTWRHDGALTVADVVDRIRWQCDGWVTSARLGRARTGAIIRLGLHPVQLMPAGEGAPALWGSAGEASQRAARAFARAQGLAGERAVLVPAAAGGRLLAEEVALIPWRSERPAPRRGPWPGSLPRPVPATVFRERPTVTLLDAGGSPVLVTARGLLSAPPSRLSVPAGSRALAGTALAPGGSLDVLSHGAPTVIDERWWGPSGRRSARLQLVVGAERGDGTSGGEQTALLVLSCDGAWSVEGIYD from the coding sequence ATGTCCGTCCTGCTCCCCGACCTCCTCTCTCCGCAGACGCCGCAGACCGAGGGCGTCTCCACGCGGACCGCTGCCGTGATCGTGCCGGACTGGCCGCTCGTGGCAGCTCGCGACCGTCATGAACGCGCCCGCGAGGAGGCCGAACGGGCCGCCGTGGAGAGGGCACGAGCCGCAGAGGGCTCCCGTGGTCCGGACCCGCTGCCCGTCGACGCCCCCGCACCGGCGCCTGCGGCGGCCCCGGGGCCGCTGATCCTGCTGGACCGCCATCGCGTGGTGCACGCCGACCCCGCGGCCCGCGAGCGCGGCGTCGCGATCGGCATGCGCCGCCGCGCCGCGCAGTCCGCCTGCCCCGACGCGACCGTGCTCGAGGCCGACCGGGAGAACGAGGCCTCCCTGTTCGAGCTGGTGGCGGCCGCCGTCGACACCGTCGCCGCCGGGGTGGACGTGCTGCGGCCGGGGATCCTGCTGATGAGCGCCCGGGGCCCGGCCCGCCACGCCGGGGGAGAGGAGCGCCTCGCCGAGCGGATCGTCGACGCCGTCGCCGACCTCACCGGCTGGGACTGCTCCGTGGGCATCGCCGACGGCCCCTTCGCGGCCCTCCTGGCCGCTCGCGCCGGACGCGTCGTGCGCACCGGGCGCAGCGCCGACTACCTCGCCCCGCACCCGATCGCCGCCCTGCGCCATGCCCCCGTCGGCCCCGGCTGGGGCCACCGCGACCAGGCCGCCCCCGCCGTCGGCGAGAAGCGCCTCGATCTCGCCGAGGTCGTCGACCTGCTGCAGCGTCTCGGCATCGCGACCCTGGGGGACCTCGCGGCCCTTCCTGCCTCCTCGGTGGCCGACCGTTTCGGCCCCGACGTCGCCCTCCTGCACCTGCTCAGCCGCGGCCTCGAGCCGTCGCCCCCGGCGGCGCACCGGCCCGAGCAGCCGATCGAGGCGATCACGGTCCTCGAGACCCCGCTCGTGCGCACCGACCAGGCGGCGTTCGTCGCCCGGCCCCTGGCCGAGCACCTGCACGCGCTGCTCGTCGAGCGCGGCCTGATCTGCACCCGTCTGCGGATCGTCGCCCGCACCGAGAACGGCGAGGAGATGGAGCGCACGTGGCGCCACGACGGGGCGCTCACGGTGGCCGATGTGGTCGACCGCATCCGCTGGCAGTGCGACGGATGGGTCACGAGCGCCCGGCTCGGCAGGGCCCGCACCGGCGCGATCATCCGTCTCGGCCTGCACCCCGTGCAGCTCATGCCCGCCGGGGAGGGCGCCCCGGCCCTGTGGGGCAGCGCGGGGGAGGCCTCCCAGCGCGCGGCGCGCGCCTTCGCCCGTGCCCAGGGACTCGCGGGCGAGCGGGCGGTGCTCGTCCCCGCGGCCGCGGGCGGGCGCCTGCTGGCCGAGGAGGTCGCCCTCATCCCGTGGCGCAGCGAACGGCCCGCCCCGCGACGGGGGCCGTGGCCCGGCTCCCTGCCGCGCCCCGTCCCCGCCACGGTGTTCCGGGAGCGGCCCACCGTGACGCTGCTCGACGCGGGCGGCTCGCCCGTCCTCGTCACCGCCCGCGGTCTGCTGAGCGCCCCGCCGTCCCGCCTGTCGGTCCCCGCCGGGAGCAGGGCTCTGGCCGGGACCGCGCTGGCCCCGGGCGGCTCGCTCGACGTCCTCTCCCACGGCGCGCCCACCGTCATAGACGAACGCTGGTGGGGTCCGAGCGGACGCCGCTCCGCCCGCCTGCAGCTCGTCGTCGGGGCCGAGCGCGGCGACGGCACGAGCGGGGGCGAGCAGACCGCCCTGCTCGTCCTCTCCTGCGACGGCGCCTGGAGCGTGGAGGGCATCTATGACTGA
- a CDS encoding redoxin family protein → MRIGELAGRAGVTVKAVRYCEQLGLLAPSRGSNGYRVYGEHDLRAVSEIRDLAGMGISPQYARPFVECLGAGHEHGDDCVSSLAAYRDAIAALDRTIDSLTARRASLSARLLDSASRTFTETAMTDTAILPDGLPVPEDDGAADHLPGSELPALMLPGTDGGHIDLGSLGTARTVLYLYPLTGRPGADLPEGWDAIPGARGCSTEACDFRDHVEDLRRAGASRVFGLSSQSTTYQAEVVDRLRLPFPMISDEGFELGDALHLPMIAAPGHDRLYARLTLIVRDGRIEHVFYPIFPPNTHAQQVLRWLTENPASDGTAERR, encoded by the coding sequence ATGCGGATCGGAGAACTGGCGGGTCGCGCGGGCGTCACGGTGAAGGCCGTTCGGTACTGCGAGCAGCTCGGTCTGCTCGCGCCCTCACGGGGGAGCAACGGATATCGCGTCTACGGCGAGCACGATCTGCGCGCGGTGTCCGAGATCCGCGACCTGGCCGGGATGGGCATCTCACCTCAGTACGCCCGCCCGTTCGTGGAGTGCCTCGGCGCGGGGCACGAGCACGGCGACGACTGCGTCAGCTCGCTGGCCGCATACCGCGACGCGATCGCCGCGCTGGACCGCACCATCGACTCCCTCACCGCTCGGCGCGCCTCTCTCTCCGCACGTCTGCTGGACAGCGCCTCACGAACCTTCACGGAGACAGCGATGACCGACACCGCGATCTTGCCCGACGGCCTCCCCGTTCCCGAGGACGACGGGGCGGCCGACCATCTCCCGGGCTCGGAGCTTCCTGCTCTGATGCTGCCCGGAACCGACGGCGGCCACATCGATCTGGGGAGCCTGGGAACGGCACGGACGGTGCTCTACCTGTACCCGCTGACGGGTCGCCCCGGGGCCGATCTGCCCGAGGGGTGGGACGCGATCCCGGGTGCGCGCGGCTGCTCGACCGAAGCCTGCGACTTCCGGGATCATGTCGAGGATCTGCGCCGAGCCGGCGCTTCGCGTGTCTTCGGACTCTCGAGCCAGAGCACGACGTATCAAGCGGAGGTCGTCGACCGGCTCCGTCTGCCGTTCCCCATGATCTCCGACGAGGGGTTCGAGCTGGGCGACGCGCTGCACCTGCCGATGATCGCCGCCCCCGGCCATGACCGGCTGTACGCCCGTCTGACGCTGATCGTCCGGGACGGGCGGATCGAGCATGTCTTCTACCCGATCTTCCCGCCGAACACCCATGCTCAGCAGGTGCTGCGATGGCTCACGGAGAATCCCGCCTCGGACGGGACGGCGGAGCGGCGATGA
- a CDS encoding phosphotransferase family protein yields MTQGTGAEVHPLDQHRDPSEAAFVRAVAAEVAARHGGDLTRMRRANGYSNATWVGDGLAVRIAQTLVGMAREAALVRALPREVGHPEILGEGTTEGHGWIVTREVHGRNLGEAWPTLTAAQRRQAVCELWARAQVMHDATPSLRTHVPSHGGFIPATTDDAMAAAGRAEAALGLPADQRSRLRSVIAGYFQAAPLVEQTVDHGDLALMNAL; encoded by the coding sequence ATGACGCAGGGAACCGGGGCCGAGGTCCATCCGCTCGACCAGCACCGTGACCCGTCCGAGGCGGCCTTCGTCCGAGCCGTGGCCGCTGAGGTGGCGGCCCGCCACGGCGGCGACCTCACCCGGATGCGTCGAGCGAACGGGTACTCGAACGCCACGTGGGTCGGTGACGGCCTCGCCGTGCGGATCGCGCAGACGCTCGTCGGCATGGCCCGCGAGGCCGCGCTCGTGCGTGCCCTGCCGCGAGAGGTCGGGCATCCGGAGATCCTCGGGGAGGGCACGACCGAGGGCCACGGATGGATCGTGACCAGAGAGGTCCACGGCCGGAACCTGGGCGAGGCATGGCCGACGCTCACCGCGGCGCAGCGACGACAGGCGGTCTGCGAGCTGTGGGCCCGGGCACAGGTCATGCACGACGCGACCCCGTCTCTTCGCACGCACGTCCCGTCGCACGGCGGTTTCATCCCGGCTACCACCGACGATGCCATGGCGGCGGCCGGGCGCGCCGAGGCCGCGCTCGGACTGCCCGCCGACCAGCGGTCGCGGCTCCGAAGCGTCATCGCGGGCTATTTCCAGGCCGCTCCCCTGGTCGAGCAGACCGTCGACCACGGCGATCTCGCGCTCATGAACGCCCTGTGA
- a CDS encoding aminoglycoside phosphotransferase family protein — MPASLSDPLARALEHWGCEPDGELLHGGMSEVLPVRRGDQELMLKVLPRSAGALEALALRAFPASASVRCLDHDDGLGALLLERLTPVSLAGAPPDRSITVQAELARSLAVPDPSRMSDGVSIERLGSDGWLAHLDVLLHRGPSLLSGRSIERAREAIADLAEDPTGTMTHGDLHSRNVHRDRDGRWRVLDPAPRVGTIAYESHTVVVERDRLGELIAAGPRELLRRLELFADVADVSPALTAGLCQARAVTSAVHEAIEGHALLSTQLAWMAESLSR; from the coding sequence ATGCCTGCCTCTCTCAGCGATCCGCTGGCCCGTGCGCTCGAGCACTGGGGATGCGAGCCCGACGGCGAGCTGCTGCACGGCGGCATGTCAGAGGTCCTTCCCGTCCGCCGCGGGGACCAGGAGCTCATGCTCAAGGTGCTTCCCCGATCCGCGGGGGCTCTCGAGGCCCTCGCGCTGCGGGCCTTCCCGGCGTCGGCATCGGTGCGCTGTCTCGATCATGACGACGGCCTCGGCGCCCTGCTGCTGGAACGGCTGACGCCCGTCTCCCTGGCCGGTGCCCCGCCGGATCGATCCATCACGGTCCAAGCGGAGCTGGCGCGGTCTCTCGCGGTGCCCGATCCCTCGCGGATGAGCGACGGAGTGTCGATCGAACGCCTCGGGTCCGACGGCTGGCTCGCGCATCTCGACGTCCTGCTGCACCGCGGTCCATCCCTGCTCTCGGGCCGCTCGATCGAGAGGGCGCGAGAGGCGATCGCCGACCTCGCCGAGGACCCGACCGGCACCATGACCCACGGCGACCTGCACTCGCGCAATGTCCACCGGGACCGCGACGGACGATGGCGCGTCCTCGACCCGGCGCCGCGCGTCGGCACCATCGCCTACGAGAGCCACACCGTGGTCGTGGAGCGGGATCGGCTGGGCGAGCTGATCGCCGCCGGACCGCGTGAGCTCCTGCGTCGGCTCGAGCTCTTCGCCGACGTCGCCGACGTCTCCCCGGCGCTCACGGCAGGGCTCTGCCAGGCCCGCGCGGTCACCTCCGCGGTGCACGAGGCGATCGAGGGCCATGCCCTCCTCTCGACCCAGCTGGCCTGGATGGCCGAGTCGCTGTCGCGATAG